From a region of the Fischerella sp. JS2 genome:
- the cysC gene encoding adenylyl-sulfate kinase — translation MRHAIPSIKNLVQTSEGLVIWLTGLSASGKTTIAQGLERELRKRNQLVEVLDGDAIRKNLSKDLSFSREDRNVNVRRIGFVANLLSRNGVIAIVAAISPYRDAREELRQTTKNFVEVYVNAPLAICEARDIKGLYAMARVGEIKAFTGVDDPYEEPLNPDIICYTAEETIEDSLAKVIFYLEQQNYIPAKPLLEYSI, via the coding sequence ATGAGACACGCAATTCCCAGTATCAAAAATTTAGTGCAAACATCTGAAGGTTTAGTAATTTGGCTAACAGGACTTAGTGCTTCTGGTAAAACTACAATTGCTCAAGGATTAGAACGCGAACTCAGAAAACGCAATCAATTAGTTGAAGTTTTAGATGGTGATGCAATTAGAAAAAACTTGTCTAAAGATTTGAGTTTTAGTAGAGAAGACCGTAACGTCAACGTCCGTCGTATTGGCTTTGTGGCAAATTTACTCAGCCGTAATGGAGTAATAGCAATTGTTGCTGCTATCAGTCCTTATCGCGATGCTAGAGAAGAACTGCGACAGACTACGAAAAATTTTGTAGAAGTTTATGTCAATGCACCTTTAGCAATTTGTGAAGCACGAGATATCAAAGGACTCTATGCTATGGCTAGAGTTGGAGAGATTAAAGCTTTTACAGGAGTTGATGACCCCTACGAAGAACCCCTCAATCCTGATATTATTTGCTATACCGCAGAAGAAACAATAGAAGATAGCCTTGCTAAGGTAATATTTTATCTGGAACAGCAAAATTATATTCCAGCTAAACCTCTATTGGAATACAGCATTTAG
- a CDS encoding GDSL-type esterase/lipase family protein: MQLFLTPSSMQLSTRPTKSQPLKIVALGDSLVYGFGDPEGGGWVERLRRQWMSPDSAGHIIYNLGVRGDRVQQVAQRLEVEFRHRGELRNQVPDLIILSVGVNDSARLGRPNRRNYTDFDAFQAQINSLLEMAQQLCPVLFVGMTPVDESKMPFLDCLYYNHTDQYLYKEATRIACLQRGIPYLDIFQKWIERGEHWWLKRLSHDGLHPNTSGYQALLADVTTWEAIATFQNKSYSPASNQDTI; this comes from the coding sequence ATGCAGTTATTTTTAACACCTTCTTCCATGCAGCTGTCTACTCGACCAACCAAAAGTCAACCTTTAAAGATTGTCGCACTGGGGGACAGTTTAGTATATGGATTCGGTGATCCAGAGGGAGGTGGCTGGGTTGAACGACTACGGCGACAGTGGATGTCACCTGACAGTGCTGGTCACATCATCTATAATTTAGGCGTACGGGGCGATCGCGTCCAACAAGTCGCCCAAAGACTAGAAGTAGAGTTTCGGCATCGCGGCGAACTACGCAATCAAGTTCCAGATTTAATCATTCTCTCAGTCGGTGTCAATGATTCAGCCCGCTTAGGTCGTCCGAATAGACGCAACTATACAGACTTTGACGCTTTTCAAGCACAAATAAATTCCCTACTAGAAATGGCCCAGCAACTATGTCCTGTATTATTTGTGGGCATGACACCAGTTGATGAGTCCAAAATGCCATTTCTCGACTGCCTGTATTACAATCATACCGATCAGTATCTCTACAAAGAAGCAACTCGCATTGCCTGTCTGCAAAGAGGAATTCCCTATCTTGACATTTTCCAGAAATGGATAGAACGTGGTGAACATTGGTGGTTAAAACGTCTCAGTCATGACGGTCTTCACCCTAATACATCAGGTTATCAAGCTTTATTGGCAGATGTCACTACTTGGGAAGCGATCGCAACTTTTCAAAATAAATCCTATTCTCCAGCCTCAAATCAAGATACTATTTGA
- a CDS encoding class I SAM-dependent methyltransferase, whose amino-acid sequence MSNKTLGIEKSLYDYLLSVSLREPEILTQLRQETAQHSMAMMQIAPDQGQFLALLVKLIAAKKTLDIGVFTGYSSLVVALALPADGKVVACDTDEEYTAIARRYWQKAGVADKINLHLAPALETLEKLIAAGETETFDFAFIDADKSNYDNYYELALQLVRRGGLIAIDNVLWSGRVADPQQQDNRTNTIRAFNQKLHQDQRVTLSMLAIADGLTLAMKN is encoded by the coding sequence ATGAGCAATAAAACTCTTGGAATAGAAAAATCTCTTTATGATTACTTACTTTCAGTATCTTTGCGAGAGCCGGAAATTTTAACTCAGCTGCGTCAAGAAACAGCACAGCACTCTATGGCCATGATGCAAATTGCACCCGATCAAGGACAGTTTTTAGCATTGCTAGTTAAATTAATTGCAGCAAAAAAAACTTTAGATATAGGTGTATTTACTGGTTACAGTTCTTTAGTAGTTGCATTGGCTTTACCAGCAGACGGTAAAGTAGTAGCCTGTGATACTGATGAAGAATATACAGCTATCGCTCGTCGTTACTGGCAAAAAGCAGGTGTAGCAGATAAAATCAATTTGCACCTTGCCCCAGCCTTAGAAACTTTAGAAAAACTCATCGCAGCAGGAGAAACAGAAACCTTTGATTTTGCTTTTATTGATGCTGATAAAAGCAACTATGACAACTACTACGAACTAGCTTTGCAACTCGTGCGCCGAGGCGGACTGATTGCGATCGATAATGTACTATGGTCAGGTCGAGTTGCAGATCCTCAACAACAGGATAATCGAACTAATACAATTCGGGCATTTAATCAGAAACTACATCAAGATCAAAGAGTGACACTTAGCATGTTAGCGATCGCTGATGGTTTGACCTTAGCAATGAAAAATTAG